ATTGCCTGGTCCCTGAAAAGATCGAGCAGTTGCCTCCCCGAAACAGGACCCGGCACGCCCGGATAGTTTTCGATATGGCCGGTGTACGCAAGTGCGCCGGCGGTCTTTGATTTGTCCAGAACAACTGTCCTGAGTTTGGACCGCGACGCATACTGGGCTGCAGCAAGGCCTGCCGGCCCGCCGCCTATGATCAGAACGTCATATATATTCTCTGTGTCAGACATGGGTCCTCCCTACAAAAGTCTCAAAATATTGTAATACGTATCCCGCTGGGCAGGGACAAAGCCGGCCGAGCGGATGGCGCTGATGATGTCATGCATGGTGACCGCATAGCTCACGCCGGTAGCGGCCACGACATTCTCCTCGATCATGGTCGAACCGAAGTCATTCGCACCAAAACGGAGGGCTACCTGAGCCATTTTCAAGCCCTGGGTCACCCACGAGGCCTGGATGTTCTCGACGTTGTCGAGATAGATCCTTGAAAGCGCCAGCACCCTGAGATAGTCAACAGCTGTTGCTGCATGAAAAGTTGACTTTTGAGTTTTGAGTTTTTTCACGGCTGACGGCTGATTACTGACGGCTGATTGCTGATTCAATTCCGTATTGCCCGGCTGGAATGACCAGGGTATGAAGGCCGTAAATCCGCCTGTTCTGTCCTGAAGCTGCCTGACGGCATCAAGGTGGGTAATGATGTCCTCAGGTGTCTCGATACTGCCGAACATCATGGTCGCTGTTGTCCTCATGCCAAGCCTGTGCGCTGCTTCCATCACCTCGAGCCAGCGCGAGGACTTGATCTTCCTGGGGCTCAGCACCTCCCGCACGCGGTCAGAAAGTATCTCTGCGCCGCCGCCGGGGATCGAGTCCAGACCTGCAGACCTCAGTATCCCGAGAGTTTCCCTTATGGTCAGGTCTGATGCATCTGCGATATAGCAGATCTCCGGCGGTGAAAAGCCGTGGATATTGATATCGAACCGATCCTTGATAGAAGAAAGAAGATCAGTGTAATAAAAAATATCGAGTGCCGGGTGGAGGCCGCCCTGGATAAGTATCTGTGTGCCGCCGAGCTCGACCGTCTCTTCGATCTTCCTGAATATGGTATCCGTGTCAAGCAGATAGGCATCCGCATCATCTTCATCCTTCCAGAATGCGCAGAAGGTGCACTTATTAATGCAGATATTTGTGTAGTTGATGTTCCTGTCTACAACAAAGGTGCAGATCTTATCAGGATGGAGCGTTCTCCTGATAGTATCCGCCCACATGCCCAGGCCAAGCAGGTCGGCATTTTTGAATAAGGCAAGCGCCTCTTTACCGCTTATCCGGCTGTTGATCCGTTGTGTCGTCATCAGTATGTCCTGACCGCCTTATAAAATGAATCCCGCTCTACAGCTGTTTTGCCTGCCTTCTGTATCAGGTTCACCAGCTGTTCTGCCGTGAGCTTTTCACCGGCCAGTCCCCCCGCCGAATGGGTGATCTTCTCCTCAACGATTGTGCCGTCAATATCGTCAGCCCCGAACAGGAGAGCAAGCTGGGAGATCTTTTCTCCCAGCATGATCCAGTAGGCCTTGATATGAGCAAAATTATCGAGGAAGATGCGGCTCACTGCTGCTGTCCTGAGATCGTCGATGCCGGAGGTATAGCTGCCCTTGATCTCCGTATTTTTGGGGTGATAGGCAAGGGGGATGAACGCCTGGAAGCCCTTTGTCCTGTCCTGCAGACCTCTCAGGCGCGAGAGATGATCGACCCTGTCAGCAAGGTCTTCAACATGTCCATAGAGCATGGTCGCATTCGTCCTGATGCCGACCCGGTGGGCTGCTTCCATCACCTCGATCCAGCGGTCACCCGGGATCTTTTCCGGACAGAGCCGGTTCCGTATGCCTTCTCTGAAGATCTCTGCGCCGCCGCCCGGCATGGAGCCGAGCCCGTTCTTTTTCAGGGCGGTAAGCGTATCGTGAAGAGAACGTCCGCTGATCTTCGAGAAATAATCGATCTCCACTGCAGTGAATGCCTTGATATGGAGCCTTGGAAAATGTTTTTTTATGGCAGAGATCATGTTGAGATAATGCTCAAAGGGCCATTCAGGATGAAGGCCGCCAACGATATGGACCTCGGAAATGCCGAAAACAGCCTGCCTGCCTGCCGGCTTGCCCGCCCGCCCGCCAGTTTGCCCTTCGCCAATCTTCTTGATTATTTCATCTATGGTGAGCTCGTATGCGCCCTCCTGCCCCTGAGACCTGCTGAATGCGCAGAACTTGCAGCGGTTCACGCAGATGTTTGTCGGGTTGATATGCCTGTTCCGGATGAAATAGGCCTTGCTTCCGTTTTTCTTTCCGGCCACATGAGATGCGAGAGCGCCGAGGGTGAAGATGTCGTCGGTCTCGAAAAGGCGCAGAGCGTCCTCTTCGGTGATGCGTTT
The sequence above is drawn from the Nitrospirota bacterium genome and encodes:
- the mqnC gene encoding dehypoxanthine futalosine cyclase yields the protein MTTQRINSRISGKEALALFKNADLLGLGMWADTIRRTLHPDKICTFVVDRNINYTNICINKCTFCAFWKDEDDADAYLLDTDTIFRKIEETVELGGTQILIQGGLHPALDIFYYTDLLSSIKDRFDINIHGFSPPEICYIADASDLTIRETLGILRSAGLDSIPGGGAEILSDRVREVLSPRKIKSSRWLEVMEAAHRLGMRTTATMMFGSIETPEDIITHLDAVRQLQDRTGGFTAFIPWSFQPGNTELNQQSAVSNQPSAVKKLKTQKSTFHAATAVDYLRVLALSRIYLDNVENIQASWVTQGLKMAQVALRFGANDFGSTMIEENVVAATGVSYAVTMHDIISAIRSAGFVPAQRDTYYNILRLL
- the mqnE gene encoding aminofutalosine synthase MqnE, with amino-acid sequence MLSGIREKVLAGKRITEEDALRLFETDDIFTLGALASHVAGKKNGSKAYFIRNRHINPTNICVNRCKFCAFSRSQGQEGAYELTIDEIIKKIGEGQTGGRAGKPAGRQAVFGISEVHIVGGLHPEWPFEHYLNMISAIKKHFPRLHIKAFTAVEIDYFSKISGRSLHDTLTALKKNGLGSMPGGGAEIFREGIRNRLCPEKIPGDRWIEVMEAAHRVGIRTNATMLYGHVEDLADRVDHLSRLRGLQDRTKGFQAFIPLAYHPKNTEIKGSYTSGIDDLRTAAVSRIFLDNFAHIKAYWIMLGEKISQLALLFGADDIDGTIVEEKITHSAGGLAGEKLTAEQLVNLIQKAGKTAVERDSFYKAVRTY